From a region of the Coprococcus comes ATCC 27758 genome:
- a CDS encoding nitrogenase component 1: MRGLRKYLTPFAPDQSGAVSVLYELGGIIVICDAGGCTGNVCGFDEPRWFERKSAVFSAGLRDMDAILGRDDRLVAKLVDAADKIDANFAAIVGTPVPAVIGTDYQALKRMCEKKTDLPILAIDTDGMELYDKGEEKAYLALFTAFAKEKYEVCKEKVGILGMTPQDVSDLKAADKVREELKKEGKEAICYGMGDGLEAVERASEVGKNIVVSVAALEVAKYLEKTFGTPYEIGYPAAGELVPNLDYQGKKILVVHQQVMAEAIRQEILKRENSAEVQTATWFMRKKELACPQDVSLREEDDYIDLVKNGGFDIIFADACMEKMVPDFQGIFVNTRHFAVSGRLCE; the protein is encoded by the coding sequence ATGAGAGGACTTAGAAAATATCTGACACCATTTGCACCGGATCAGTCTGGCGCAGTGTCTGTGTTATATGAACTTGGCGGAATCATCGTCATCTGCGACGCGGGAGGATGCACAGGAAATGTCTGCGGTTTTGATGAGCCGAGATGGTTTGAACGGAAAAGTGCAGTATTCAGCGCAGGACTTCGTGATATGGATGCAATCCTTGGAAGAGATGACCGTCTGGTCGCAAAGCTGGTCGATGCAGCTGATAAGATTGATGCGAATTTTGCGGCGATTGTCGGCACTCCGGTTCCGGCTGTGATCGGAACGGATTACCAGGCACTGAAAAGAATGTGTGAAAAAAAGACCGACCTTCCGATTCTTGCCATTGATACCGACGGAATGGAGCTTTATGATAAAGGGGAAGAAAAAGCGTATCTTGCATTATTTACTGCATTTGCAAAGGAAAAATATGAAGTATGCAAAGAAAAAGTCGGTATCCTTGGAATGACGCCACAGGATGTAAGCGATCTGAAAGCAGCAGATAAAGTAAGAGAGGAACTGAAAAAAGAAGGAAAAGAAGCCATTTGCTATGGAATGGGCGATGGGCTTGAGGCAGTAGAAAGGGCATCGGAAGTTGGCAAAAATATTGTTGTATCTGTGGCAGCACTGGAAGTAGCCAAATATTTGGAAAAGACCTTTGGTACGCCGTATGAGATCGGTTATCCGGCAGCAGGTGAGTTGGTTCCGAATCTGGACTATCAGGGAAAGAAAATCCTTGTGGTACACCAGCAGGTGATGGCGGAAGCAATCCGGCAGGAAATTCTTAAAAGAGAGAATTCGGCAGAGGTGCAGACAGCAACCTGGTTTATGAGGAAAAAAGAGCTTGCCTGTCCGCAGGATGTGTCGTTGCGTGAGGAAGATGATTATATCGATCTTGTGAAAAATGGTGGATTTGATATCATTTTTGCAGATGCATGTATGGAAAAAATGGTTCCGGATTTTCAGGGAATCTTCGTAAATACAAGACATTTTGCAGTGTCAGGGAGACTGTGTGAATAG
- the hypF gene encoding carbamoyltransferase HypF codes for MKNEVTKQIRVYGIVQGVGFRPTVSRHAATHQIRGSVSNKGPYVEIFAQGPEEAVDGFISDIENKPPKRAAILKMNIEPVEEAEDFTEFAIIESEKTKGEIFVSPDIAICDECKEEMFDPKNRRYLHPFINCTCCGPRLTILDALPYDRERTSMKEFPMCPDCAKEYYDPATRRYDAQPVCCNECGPEVYLIGREERGRDAIIYTRRTIAEGGIVAIKGIGGFHLCCDATNEEAVKRLRELKKRPAKPFAVMAKDLESVKRECLISEEQEKILTGHQKPILLLDKKEDGEETLCESIAPGNPKVGVMLPYAPVQLLLFTYDDGIRMPSFLVMTSGNTSGAPICREDKEAIQELSRLCDCMLSHNRKIRIRADDSVMDFYKNEPYMIRRSRGYAPLPTMVQMPWKGQVLATGGELKNTFCIGVDGRFYPSPYVGDLEDLRTVEALKETIGRMETLLEVEPKVVACDLHPKYNATVVAEELGLPVLKIQHHFAHILSCMAENDCEDPVIGVSFDGTGYGTDGTIWGGEILRCDYNGFERLGSIKPFWQVGGDLSAKEGWRIAGSLLYEELQDKEKTVEWMKKLELCTEPEAKVLVTMTGRHLNAVRSTSAGRLFDGVSAILGIRKKSTFEGEASTALEFAAEAYEKTMQHPYKPLMLKPFTETAEDRLILNTGELVKNLAKKRLAGEDTGQLAYEFHQELARQIISAALTASHQTGIRKVALSGGVFQNRLLLRLVEEGLVKQGLITLHHHLIPPNDGGLSLGQAAYAMAYLQKHEIK; via the coding sequence ATGAAAAATGAAGTGACAAAACAGATCCGCGTCTATGGGATCGTGCAAGGCGTAGGATTTCGTCCGACTGTGAGCAGGCATGCAGCTACGCATCAGATCCGGGGCAGCGTGTCCAATAAAGGTCCGTATGTGGAAATCTTTGCGCAGGGACCGGAAGAGGCAGTGGATGGATTTATCTCAGATATTGAGAATAAGCCGCCGAAGCGGGCAGCAATTTTGAAAATGAATATTGAGCCGGTAGAAGAAGCAGAAGACTTTACGGAGTTTGCGATCATTGAAAGTGAAAAGACGAAAGGTGAGATTTTTGTCTCACCGGATATTGCAATTTGTGATGAATGCAAGGAAGAAATGTTTGATCCGAAGAACCGTAGATATCTGCATCCATTTATCAACTGTACCTGCTGTGGACCAAGACTTACGATCCTGGATGCCCTTCCGTATGACCGGGAGCGCACCAGCATGAAAGAATTTCCGATGTGTCCGGATTGCGCAAAAGAATATTATGATCCGGCAACCCGGAGATACGATGCACAGCCAGTCTGTTGTAACGAGTGTGGTCCGGAGGTCTACCTGATCGGCAGAGAAGAACGCGGAAGAGATGCGATCATTTACACCAGACGGACCATTGCAGAAGGCGGAATTGTGGCGATTAAGGGGATTGGAGGTTTCCACCTGTGCTGCGATGCGACTAATGAAGAGGCGGTGAAGCGCCTCAGAGAACTGAAAAAACGTCCGGCGAAACCATTTGCAGTTATGGCAAAAGATCTGGAATCTGTGAAAAGAGAATGCCTGATCAGTGAAGAACAGGAAAAAATTCTGACCGGACATCAAAAACCAATCCTGCTTTTGGACAAAAAAGAAGATGGTGAAGAAACACTTTGCGAAAGTATTGCACCTGGTAATCCAAAGGTTGGAGTAATGTTGCCGTATGCACCGGTACAGCTTCTGCTCTTTACCTATGATGATGGAATCCGGATGCCGTCTTTTTTGGTTATGACCAGTGGAAATACATCTGGTGCACCGATCTGCAGGGAGGACAAAGAAGCGATTCAGGAGCTTTCCCGTCTGTGCGACTGTATGCTTTCCCACAACCGGAAAATCCGGATCCGTGCCGATGATTCAGTGATGGATTTTTATAAAAATGAGCCATATATGATCCGCAGATCCAGAGGCTATGCGCCACTTCCGACCATGGTTCAGATGCCGTGGAAAGGGCAGGTACTTGCTACTGGAGGAGAACTGAAAAATACATTCTGCATCGGTGTGGACGGCAGATTTTACCCATCCCCTTATGTGGGAGATCTGGAAGATCTGCGCACCGTGGAAGCTTTAAAAGAAACGATCGGCAGAATGGAAACACTTCTGGAGGTAGAACCAAAGGTTGTGGCATGCGATCTGCATCCGAAATACAATGCGACAGTTGTTGCGGAAGAACTTGGACTTCCGGTTCTGAAGATACAGCACCATTTTGCACATATTCTGTCCTGTATGGCAGAAAATGACTGCGAAGATCCGGTGATCGGCGTTTCCTTTGACGGAACCGGCTATGGAACGGATGGGACCATCTGGGGTGGAGAAATTCTTCGTTGTGATTACAATGGATTTGAAAGACTTGGCAGCATTAAGCCATTCTGGCAGGTAGGTGGAGATCTTTCTGCAAAAGAAGGCTGGCGAATTGCCGGGTCTCTTCTCTATGAAGAATTGCAGGATAAAGAAAAAACGGTCGAATGGATGAAGAAACTGGAGCTTTGCACCGAACCGGAGGCAAAAGTACTGGTGACAATGACCGGACGACACCTGAATGCTGTTCGATCTACCAGTGCCGGCCGTCTCTTTGATGGAGTCAGTGCTATCCTCGGAATCCGGAAAAAATCCACTTTCGAGGGAGAAGCATCTACGGCATTAGAGTTCGCAGCAGAAGCTTACGAAAAAACAATGCAGCATCCATACAAACCCCTCATGCTTAAGCCATTTACAGAAACGGCAGAAGACCGCCTGATTCTAAATACCGGCGAATTAGTCAAAAACCTCGCCAAAAAACGTCTCGCCGGGGAAGATACCGGACAACTTGCATACGAGTTCCACCAGGAACTTGCAAGACAGATCATATCCGCAGCCCTCACAGCAAGTCATCAGACCGGAATCCGGAAAGTTGCCCTAAGCGGCGGAGTTTTCCAGAACCGCTTACTACTACGGCTGGTAGAAGAAGGTCTGGTTAAGCAAGGTCTCATCACCCTGCACCATCACCTCATTCCACCAAATGACGGAGGATTGTCACTTGGTCAGGCAGCCTACGCAATGGCATATTTACAGAAGCATGAGATAAAATAA
- a CDS encoding nitrogenase component 1 has translation MAKEAYYCTVKELNKLGRDAIPAQLRSNTHLIYSSPATLAFNSPGAEGFGVKRAGLAVPDSIMLIVAPGCCGRNTSLISSMREYDNRFFYLMMDETDIVTGRHLKKIPKAVEEICNCCEKRPSVVMICITCVDALLGTDMERVCRKAEERAGLPVRPCYMYALTREGRKPPMVHVRQSLYSLLEPKKKKGNVVNLLGFFSPLIDECELYDLLHSAGVKTIHEISRCKDYEEYQTMSEANFNLVLHPEARFAAEDFHNRLQIPFIELRRLYQTDKIASQYQAFGKVLGVTFSDEVYREKAEETVAKFKEKRPDASFAIGECMNGDPFEMALAMIKYGFKVPEIYGTLTAENFIYLNQLSQLSPETKVFSNMEPTMLYYDPEKSGVNMTIGKDAGYYHPDQPNVIWNQDRQPYGYAGVTRLFETLLEV, from the coding sequence ATGGCAAAAGAAGCATATTATTGTACCGTAAAAGAATTAAATAAACTGGGAAGAGATGCGATTCCGGCACAGCTCCGGTCGAATACACACCTGATCTACAGCTCACCGGCAACGCTTGCATTTAACTCACCGGGAGCAGAAGGATTCGGAGTAAAAAGAGCGGGACTTGCTGTACCGGATTCGATCATGCTGATCGTGGCACCGGGCTGCTGTGGACGAAATACTTCGCTTATCAGTTCCATGAGGGAATATGATAACCGTTTTTTCTATCTGATGATGGACGAGACCGATATCGTAACGGGACGTCATTTGAAAAAGATTCCGAAGGCAGTAGAAGAAATCTGCAATTGCTGTGAAAAGAGACCGTCCGTTGTGATGATCTGTATTACCTGTGTAGATGCTCTTCTTGGGACGGACATGGAGCGTGTGTGCAGAAAAGCGGAAGAAAGAGCCGGACTTCCGGTTCGACCATGCTACATGTACGCGCTGACAAGAGAAGGAAGAAAGCCGCCGATGGTGCATGTACGTCAGTCTTTATATTCCCTTCTGGAGCCAAAGAAGAAAAAAGGAAATGTGGTGAACCTGCTTGGATTTTTCTCGCCGCTGATCGATGAGTGTGAGCTGTATGATCTTTTGCACAGCGCAGGAGTTAAGACCATCCATGAAATCTCCAGATGCAAGGACTATGAGGAATATCAGACCATGTCTGAGGCAAATTTTAATCTGGTACTTCACCCGGAAGCCAGATTTGCGGCAGAGGATTTTCATAACCGTCTGCAGATTCCGTTTATTGAACTCAGGAGACTCTACCAGACAGACAAGATCGCCAGCCAGTATCAGGCATTTGGGAAAGTGCTTGGGGTGACATTTTCTGATGAAGTTTATCGTGAAAAAGCGGAAGAAACCGTGGCAAAATTCAAAGAGAAACGGCCGGATGCAAGCTTTGCGATCGGGGAATGCATGAACGGAGATCCATTTGAAATGGCACTTGCGATGATCAAATATGGATTTAAGGTGCCAGAAATCTATGGAACACTGACAGCAGAGAACTTTATTTACCTAAACCAGTTATCCCAGCTCAGCCCGGAGACGAAGGTATTTTCCAATATGGAACCGACCATGCTGTACTACGATCCGGAAAAGAGCGGCGTGAATATGACCATTGGAAAGGATGCGGGATACTATCATCCGGATCAGCCGAATGTGATCTGGAATCAGGACAGACAGCCTTATGGTTATGCAGGTGTGACACGGTTGTTTGAAACCCTTTTGGAGGTGTAG
- a CDS encoding P-loop NTPase — translation MLKIAIYGKGGIGKSTITSNLAAAFAAMGKKVIQIGCDPKADSTINLLGGEPLRPVMNYMREEDEEPEELSDIAKEGYGGVLCIETGGPTPGLGCAGRGIIATFQLLEDLQLFETYKPDVVLYDVLGDVVCGGFAAPIREGYAEKVLIVTSGEKMALYAANNISSAVRNFEDRSYARVFGIVLNHRNVENETEKVQAFSEKSGIPIVGEIPRSDEIIRYEDQGMTVIEGDKDSAISKRFFDLAELLLKSEE, via the coding sequence ATGTTAAAGATTGCAATTTATGGAAAGGGCGGTATTGGAAAGTCTACGATTACGTCCAATCTGGCGGCAGCATTTGCGGCGATGGGAAAGAAAGTAATCCAGATTGGATGTGATCCGAAGGCAGATTCTACGATCAATCTGCTTGGCGGCGAGCCGCTCAGACCGGTGATGAATTATATGAGAGAAGAGGATGAAGAACCGGAGGAGCTTTCAGATATTGCAAAAGAAGGCTATGGTGGTGTGCTCTGCATTGAAACAGGTGGACCGACACCGGGACTTGGATGCGCGGGGCGCGGGATTATTGCCACATTCCAGCTGTTAGAAGATTTGCAGTTATTTGAAACATATAAGCCGGATGTTGTACTTTATGACGTTCTTGGTGATGTGGTATGCGGTGGATTTGCAGCACCGATCCGGGAAGGGTACGCCGAAAAGGTTCTGATCGTAACTTCTGGAGAAAAGATGGCACTTTATGCAGCAAATAATATTTCAAGTGCGGTGAGGAATTTTGAGGACAGAAGCTATGCCAGAGTATTCGGTATTGTACTGAACCACAGGAATGTGGAAAATGAGACGGAAAAAGTACAGGCATTTTCCGAAAAAAGCGGGATCCCGATCGTCGGGGAAATCCCGAGAAGTGATGAGATCATCCGCTATGAGGATCAGGGAATGACGGTGATCGAAGGGGACAAAGATTCCGCGATCAGTAAGAGATTTTTTGATCTGGCAGAGTTATTACTGAAGAGTGAGGAATAG